A single Triticum dicoccoides isolate Atlit2015 ecotype Zavitan chromosome 2A, WEW_v2.0, whole genome shotgun sequence DNA region contains:
- the LOC119351920 gene encoding uncharacterized protein LOC119351920 produces MQQCHGKDKAATSAMPNHSKGTAAASAMPYHVKDKAATIAMQPKQVFADENIVQEPLAHPDRIRQRGLNRLPSLRGKEMADTRSSSLLSRKHLGKERSPSLSHKLKEKVDTGLIPHMHNAKVKMCPSDQFRHHIQGIQRPVKTESRLAREMSQKRREKVDTGPVPRKHGAMEKTCVSDQDMWPFKTEACLAGEMSQKRMEKVDTGSNPQKHHAMEKTCTSDQDMWPFKTEACLAGEMSQKRMEKVDTGSNPQKHNAKEKNQDMWPFKTEACLAREMSQRRMEKVDTGSNQQKHSAEKKTCPPDQLCPHTHGIQRKERLSVEKKHTKSNTSFPAKRTSPQLRTRTSYRCSDAGTGRPIDAHDHGNTGAIQEQKQVYAATQVDEDVGDIIQKLNELGLGEDIEFEEYYGYLQQLPPDPRVDTYTELNLEDYFNMDLRHAVYRIRSYKLLKKESNNELCCDELKECPMELLDREEFPTDFLVKMRYFSFFDNDGILDWFFDPDLCKLACVNDYQRLVPRKHSAYEYAGWVVYRGYLHSYEMQHEYIEYFETLLRELKWLKDCLPSKFSPLTVGKIRTRGIYQATKIATRFSKITTHLARIGFRDCFNYMSIEATWCNGSDGLYFEIWKRVTQQKESFRDSLKEVYKLNKCPSLQDSIKYAMEHDCSMMETAFLRCTVGAGITKEVPEDKAQELIAEAVEKLRIKPKFYDGYIRKKIDIAKAIGMITEDSSTDTLKDDYKLNKCPSFQHSIKYALEEDCSVREWMVSEDKAQELIAEAVKKPRIKPEFCDDISEKIEIAKPVGTITVE; encoded by the exons ATGCAGCAGTGCCACGGAAAGGACAAGGCGGCTACCAGCGCGATGCCGAACCACTCAAAGGGCACGGCAGCTGCGAGCGCGATGCCGTACCACGTCAAGGACAAGGCGGCTACGATCGCCATGCAGCCGAAGCAGGTCTTTGCAGACGAGAACATCGTGCAGGAGCCCTTAGCACATCCTGATCGAATCCGACAAAGGGGGTTGAACAGGTTGCCGTCGCTTCGTGGAAAGGAGATGGCAGACACACGCTCAAGCTCTCTGTTGTCACGGAAGCACCTTGGAAAGGAGAGATCGCCGTCGCTGTCGCACAAGCTAAAGGAGAAGGTGGATACAGGCTTGATTCCACACATGCATAATGCAAAGGTGAAGATGTGCCCCTCTGATCAGTTCCGCCATCATATACAGGGTATCCAGCGGCCTGTCAAGACTGAATCACGTCTTGCCAGAGAGATGTCTCAGAAGCGAAGGGAGAAGGTGGATACAGGTCCGGTTCCAcggaagcatggtgcaatggagaaGACGTGCGTTTCTGATCAGGATATGTGGCCTTTCAAGACTGAAGCATGTCTTGCCGGAGAGATGTCTCAGAAACGAATGGAGAAGGTGGATACAGGCTCGAATCCACAGAAGCATCATGCAATGGAGAAGACGTGCACTTCTGATCAGGATATGTGGCCTTTCAAGACTGAAGCATGTCTTGCCGGAGAGATGTCTCAGAAGCGAATGGAGAAGGTGGATACAGGCTCGAATCCGCAGAAGCATAATGCAAAGGAGAAGAATCAGGATATGTGGCCTTTCAAGACTGAAGCATGTCTTGCCAGAGAGATGTCTCAGAGGCGAATGGAGAAGGTGGATACAGGCTCGAATCAACAGAAGCATAGTGCAGAGAAGAAGACGTGCCCCCCTGATCAGCTCTGCCCACATACACATGGTATCCAGCGAAAAGAGCGTCTTTCTGTAGAGAAGAAGCACACAAAAAGCAATACATCTTTTCCAGCGAAAAGAACATCTCCACAACTCAGAACAAGAACAAGTTACCGCTGTTCCGATGCGGGTACCGGTCGTCCCATCGATGCTCATGACCATGGCAACACTGGTGCTATCCAGGAACAGAAACAAGTATATGCCGCAACACAGGTAGATGAAGATGTGGGCGACATAATCCAGAAGCTGAACGAACTGGGCTTGGGAGAGGACATCGAGTTTGAGGAATACTATGGATACTTGCAGCAGCTGCCTCCCGACCCCCGTGTTGATACCTACACTGAATTGAACCTTGAGGATTACTTTAACATGGACCTCCGCCATGCGGTGTATCGCATCAGATCCTACAAG TTGTTAAAAAAGGAGTCCAATAATGAGTTGTGCTGTGATGAACTGAAAGAGTGCCCTATGGAGCTTCTTGACAGAGAAGAATTTCCTACAGATTTCCTTGTGAAGATGCGATATTTTAGCTTCTTCGACAATGACGGCATATTAGACTGGTTCTTCGACCCTGATCTCTGCAAGCTTGCTTGCGTGAATGACTACCAGCGTCTAGTCCCTCGGAAGCAT agtgcttatGAGTACGCTGGTTGGGTTGTGTACCGCGGTTACCTCCATAGCTACGAGATGCAACATGAATACATCGAGTACTTCGAAACATTATTAAGGGAACTTAAG TGGTTGAAAGATTGTCTACCGAGCAAGTTTTCACCTCTTACT GTAGGCAAGATACGCACCAGAGGAATTTATCAAGCAACTAAGATCGCCACTCGCTTTTCCAAGATCACAACTCATTTAGCTCGTATTGGCTTCCGT GATTGTTTTAACTACATGAGCATTGAGGCTACTTGGTGTAACGGGTCCGATGGTCTCTATTTCGAGATTTGGAAGCGGGTCACTCAACAGAAG GAGAGTTTCAGAGATAGCTTGAAGGAAGTCTATAAGCTGAACAAGTGTCCATCACTACAAGATAGCATAAAATATGCCATGGAGCATGACTGTTCCATGATGGAAACGGCG TTTCTTCGTTGCACGGTAGGGGCAGGCATTACAAAGGAA GTACCAGAGGATAAAGCTCAGGAGTTGATTGCAGAGGCAGTTGAAAAGCTG AGGATAAAACCCAAATTCTATGATGGGTATATCAGAAAGAAGATCGACATTGCCAAAGCTATAGGAATGATTACTGAG GATAGTTCCACAGATACTTTGAAGGACGATTATAAGCTGAACAAGTGTCCGTCATTCCAACATAGCATAAAATATGCCTTAGAGGAGGACTGTTCTGTGAGGGAATGGATG GTATCAGAGGATAAAGCTCAGGAGTTGATTGCAGAGGCAGTTAAAAAGCCG AGGATAAAACCCGAATTCTGTGATGATATCAGTGAGAAGATAGAAATTGCCAAACCTGTCGGAACGATCACTGTG GAATGA